CTGTTGCTGCAGTGTCAGCCGGTGGCAGGACAGCCGTCTTTTGCATGGCAGCAGTATCCGGCAGTGCGTCGATCAGCCTTACATGGAACCATTGATTGGTATACAGATAAGTCGAAGTCTCTTTCGGACCAGGTATCCTGTCCGGCCAGTGTGCGATCAGGTATGTTCCACTGGACAGTGTGAAAAGAACGATCAGCAATCCGGCCAGCCACTTTCCGGCGGTTGTGATCTCATTACCATCAGCGTCTTTGTAAATAGCGGGAGATGGAGGACTGGCATATTGGTTTTCAGGCATAACAGGTGAATTAAACAATGTAAATAATGTCTTCTTACGTTAGGGTTGTATGTCTTTATATGCTCATTTTGTACATGGATATCAACACGACAAATAAGGTAATGGGGATGAGGGGTTAATGCATCTCTAAGTTAACAAAAAAAAGGCATACTAAAAAGGGTGAAATGCCACCTCAGCAACACTTCACCCTCTTTATTATTCGAATAGTTCCTGTTCGTCCGTATAGTAGGTTTTTCGGCCATTCAGCTCCTTTTGAGCAATGGCGCCCCCTGTAGGACTATGCGTTAGTTTAGGCTGGTGTATTTTCAGGAAATCGCGTACTTCACCGGCGATGATATCCGGGTGAGCTTTTCTAATATCTTTCTCCGCTTCTTTCAGCACCTTATGGATAGCAGTATGTAGTGCTTTGATCTTTGCAGCAGGTATCTTGTTACTGACGGAAAAAGGGGATATACCTGCCTCCCATAAGATCTCATCTGCATAGGCATTTCCGATGCCCCTGATGATATGCTGATCCAGTAACACCTTCTTCACAACTGTCTTCTTTTTACTGAGTTGTTCCTGCAGGAATTTAACGGTCATATCGTCCGATAGTGCATCAGGCACATCCACTTCTTCCGGGTTGAGGGTAGGTACTGCCATCCCCTGGTAGTCTGTCAGCACAAGGCCGGTCTTATCCTCAAACAACAGTTCAATGATGGGGTGTTTATTGGTATTCTCTTCTTCGAAGAAAAACAGTTTCCCATGCAGCATCAGGTGCATTCCCAGCACTACGTCATGCTTAAACTTAAACCGCAATTCCTTGCCTTCCCTGTACACCTTTTCCAGCTTCTCTCCTTCCAGTGCTTTTCTAAAAGCAGCCGCACTTTCCTTGGCTCTCTTCGTATTTTTTATGTGTACTTCTTTCACCACTTTTCCGGACAACTGTTTGTCCAGGTTGTGACTGAAAACCTGTAAGTCTGGTAATTCGGGCATATGTATTAGTATTTGGATGATGATACAAAATAATGTTTTTCATGCAGAAGTATGGCGATCCGGAGGGCTGTTCTTCAATTTGTAAATAATATTCAGCCTGCCGTCCAATGGGGCGTTTTCCTTATCGCATCAGGCATTGGTGAGCCTAATAAGTGTTGCTGCATTTTCAATCGCATATCCGTGAATATCGTTGTTGAAAAACACCCATACAGTATGTCCTTCTTCCCGCCAGTCCACCATTTTCTTTGCATACTTCTTCAACACATTGTCGTCATAGGATGTGCCATAAGACCCATCCGGACCATGAAAGCGTACATAGATATGTTTTGCTGTCACAAATGCTCCCGAGGGCCAGCGGTTACCCGATTCTGCGATCACGAAGGCTATCCTGTACTTTTTGAGCAAGGCAACAGCCTCATCTTCCATCCAGGTTTCATGTCGCGGTTCGAGTGCGAACGTATATCCCTTGTATTGTTTCAGTATGTTGAAGAAATGCGTGGCCTTTTCCGCATGAAATTTCAGGTTGGCAGGTAGTTGTATCAGGACAGGGCCAAGATGTTTATGTACCGGATCAAACACATTGAAAAAACGGGGTAAAGTAACTTCCGGATCATTCAGTTTCTTGGTATGGGTAACAAAGCGGCTGATCTTGGGACAGAAATAAAAACGGGGCTTTACTGTATTCGCCCAGGTCTCCACTGTAGATGGTTCAGGGAGACGATAAAAGCTGTTATTGATTTCTGTCGCGCTGAATCGGTCTGCATAGTATGCGAGGTAGTCAGCAGGTTTAACAGCTGGCGGGTAGAAGATCTCCCGCCAGTGTTTATAACTCCAACCGGATGTTCCGATATATATTTTGCCCGTTGCCATATGGATATGCAACAGAAAAAGTGCCAATAGCAGAGCACTCAGCTATAGTTCTTTGCTGCCTGTATAATAGCAGGTACTGCTACGCCCGTCACGTAATTGCCAGCCAGTCTGATACCCGGGTACCGCTGCTCGAAGAAGCGGATCTGTTGTCGTACCTGTGCGTATCCGACGTTCAGTTGGGGGATCGCTTTTTTCCATTCACTGAAACGTTGCATTTCCGGCGGAGTCGTCAGTCCCAGCAGCGCCATCAGTTCTTTTACGACGGTTTGCTGTAACTTCTCCGGCCCCAGCTGATCGAACAGCTGTTCCTGCCTGGCGCCACCTACGAATACGGTGAATAAAGCTTTTCCTTTAGGTGCACGGGACGGGAAGATCGCAGCATTACAGATCGCCCCCAGGAAATGCTTATTTGCTGCATTAGGTACCAGGAATCCGAACCCTGCAGGCGCCTTTTCCAGCGCTTCGGCACCAAAGCCGAGGTGCAGTACGCCCATACGGGGATAGGCAATATCGCTAAGATGGGATGCCAGTGCAGCATCCAGCCCTTGTATAGCAGTGGCTGTGCTGTAGGCAGGTGTGGTAAATATCACCTTCTCAGCATTCAGCATAGCCGTATTACCATTCTCGGTATATTGTACGATATAGTCTTCCGCTCCACGGGTCACGCCTGTAACAGTGCAGTTGAATCTGATCTTTCCGGTAAGCAGGGAATATAATTTGTCGGTCAGCGTGCTGTTTCCGCCTTTAAATGCTATGATCTTACGGCCGCCCATTGCGGCCTTATTCTTTAGTAGTCCCTGAGTGACACTGCCGTATTTCTTTTCCCATTGCGGCAGCATTGGCAATACTTCTGCGATGGACATCAGGTCGGGATTACCGGCATAGATACCGGACAGAATCGGTTCAAAGAGATATTCGTTGATCTCTTTGCCAAAGCGGCGGGTCACGAAGGAAGAAACAGATTCTTCTCCCTCCGGCGATGCCTTTTTACGGAAACGTTCTGTGAACAAACGCCATTTGGCGCCCCCACTGATATAGGAAGACTGCAGTATCTTCAGCGGATGAGGTGATACCGCGTGTAACTGATCATTTCTGACAAGGAAACGGTTTTTACTGACAGCAGCCGCTTCGAGCACCTGATCATGCAAACCCAGCTGATCGATGTAAGTCATCATCTCGGGTGAAGCGGCCAGTGAGTTAGGACCGGCATCCAGCTCATAACCATCGATGTGTAATGACTTCACCAGGCCGCCCGCATAGGAAGAGGCCTCCATGATTTCATAGGGAATGCCTTTCTGTTGTAATTCGTAGGCAATACTTAGTCCGGCGATGCCAGCGCCGGCAATGATAACGGGTTTTGTCTGCATGATTGCGGATATTGGTAATAACAGGTCAGGACAGGGCTGTCATCCATTTTACCACTGCCTGTACCCATAAAGGATGCACGTTCATACATGGTATCATGGTGAAGCTGTCGCCGCCATTACTGATAAAGCTGTGTTTACCCTCCACTGCAATTTCTTCCAGCGTCTCGAGGCAGTCGGACACAAATGCCGGACAAGCCACCAGTAAACGCTTCACTCCTTTCTTAGGTAATTCTTCCAGTGTTGCTGCTGTATATGGCTTGAGCCATTCTTCCCTTCCCAGGCGGGACTGGAAGGTAACGCTCCACTTCTCTCTTGGTATCTTTAACTTCTCTGCTACCAGTTCCGATGTAATATGCACCTGGTGGCGGTAACAGAACTCATGTGCCGGTGAGTCTACGTGGCAGCAGTCGGCAACCTGCATACAATGCTTCCCTGTAATATCGCCTTTTCGTATGTGCCTCTCAGGTACACCATGATAGCTGAATAACAGATGGTCATATTCCTGCTCCACATAGGGACGCATACTTTCTGCCAGTGCATTTATATAATCAGGTTCATTATAATACGGAGGTACGATATTGAGCTTGAAAGCATATCCTTTCTTCTTATGGACCGCTTTTGCATGCTCTACAGCCGTCTCATAGGATGACATGGCATAATGCGGATACAAGGGCAGCAGGATCACTTCTTTCAGACTGGGATTCTGTTTGAGCAGTTTCTCAAAAGCTTCTTCCTGAGAAGGATTACCGTAACGCATAGACACTTCTACCGGCATTGCCAGGTCATGCTGCACAGCGTTCTGTAATTGTTTTGTCAGCACGATCAGCGGAGATCCTTCGTCCCACCAGATAGACTGGTAAGCCTCTGCTGATTTGGGCGCACGCCTGGGTACAATAATACCCTTGATCAGCAGTAAGCGGAACAGATATGGATAATCAATTACCCGTTTATCCATCAGAAACTCGTTGAGATAACGCTTAACATCAGGTACGGCCGTAGAATCCGGCGACCCCAGGTTCATCAGAATAATTCCTTTATCAGATTTAGCTTCCATCCTTATACTTAAAATTCTTGCAAATGTAACTGCTTATCTGTCCTGCAAATGTCATACAATTGTTGAAATAAATGAATTATTCCCGATTACCTGATAGATAACGTCTATCAGTATGTAAACTGATAAAAATCATTTTTCTCCATGTCATATTACCAGGAGGAGAAATGACACACTAATGACAGCCTGTTGCCCTTTCTTGCATTCTATGCGAGTATTTTTGCACCGGAAGCTTATAAGAACAAAATGCAGGGTAGTCATTCAAAAGATATAGCCCATTTTCATATCGTTGGTATCAACTATAAGAAAACAGATGCTGCTATAAGAGGATCGTTCGCTATTAATCAGGTACAATATCAGCACTTACTAGATAGTGCCAAGTCCCTACACCTGGACGATATTTTTGTACTCTCAACGTGCAACAGAACTGAGATCTATGGTTTTGCTGATGATCCGCAGCAACTGGTGGAACTGGTTTGCAATGAAACCGATGGTGATTGCAATCTATTCAGCCAGCTGTCGTATGTGAAAACGGGAGAAGATGCCATTAAACACCTGTATCAGGTGGGCACAGGTCTGGATTCACAGATCCTTGGTGATTATGAGATCATCGGACAGATACGTAATGCCACCAAATTTTCCAAATCCAATGGATGTTTCGGTGGATTCCAGGAAAGACTGGTGAACAGCGTACTTCAGGTATCAAAATTAATCAAGAATGAAACAGGACTCAGCTCCGGTACCGTATCCGTGGCCTTCGCCGCTGTACGTCTGCTGGAACATAAGGTACCTGACATTCACCACAAGAAGATCTTGCTCGTAGGTGTCGGTAAAATAGGCAGGAATACCTGTAAAAATATGATGGACTACCTCGGTGTCACCAACGTAACGCTGGTGAACCGTACAACAGCTGTCGCACAGGATTTCGCCAACCAGCATGGACTGCGTTATGCGCCATATGAGAATCTTGCAGAAGAATTAAAAGCTGCGGATATCGTACTGGTAGCATCCAACGCACCCGAACCGAACGTGCTGGCAGAACACTTCAGTGGTTCCTCTCCTAAACTGATCATCGATCTGTCTATCCCTTTCAACGTCGCGCCGGAAGTGAACGATCTGTCGCATGTTGAACTGGTTAACGTAGATGAACTGTCCAAGATACAGGATGAGACGTTACAGATGCGCCTGCAGGAAGTGCCAAAAGCATTAGGCATCATAGAAGAACACATGAATGAGTTCCTCTACTGGTACAAAATGCGTAAACACGCGGTAGTGCTGAAAGCTGTAAAGGATAAACTGACCGAGATCCATACAAAGGAGATCCAGCAGCAGAAAAACGGCAACCAGTACAATCTGGAAGATATTGAAGCAGTATCTTCCCGCATCATCCAGAAGATGATCAACCTGATGGCTGGAAAAGTACGCCGCGAAACAGATAAAAGTGATCAATATATCGCCATGATCAATGATATCTTTGAGACTGGCGTTAACCAGGAATAATACATGAATAAAGAAATAAAGATAGGTACAAGAGAAAGCCAGCTCGCACTGTGGCAGGCAAATAAGGTAAAAGGCCTGCTGGATGCGCAGGGTTACAACACAACACTTGTACCTATCAAAAGCGAGGGCGATATAGACCTCGTTACTCCACTTTACGAAATAGGCGTACAGGGTATTTTCACCAAAAGCCTTGATATCGCACTGCTCAATGGCCGTATCGATATCGCTGTACACTCTCTCAAAGACGTTCCTACACAACTGCCTAAAAATATTATACAGGTTGCCGTACTGGAAAGAGGTCCTGTAAAAGACCTGCTGGTATACCGCCAGGATACCGCCTTCCTTGATCAGCCGGCATATATTGCCAACATTGCGACCAGCAGTGTAAGGCGTAAGGCACAGTGGCTCCGTAAATATCCGAAGCACCAGCTGCACAACCTGCGCGGGAATGTAAATACCCGTCTGCAGAAACTTGCAGCGGAAAACTGGGATGGCGCCATCTTCGCTGCTGCCGGTCTGGAAAGGATCAATGTACGCCCGTCTACAAGTATAGAACTCGACTGGATGCTGCCTGCTCCCGCACAGGGCGCAGTCGTAGCCGTATGCCGGGAAGATGATGACTTCTGCAGACAGGCATGTGCGCCATTCAATGACCTTGCCACTGCCCTCTGTACCCGTGTAGAACGCGATTTCCTGCGTACCCTCATGGGTGGTTGTACTACGCCTATCAGCGCTTATGCGACCATCAGCAATGATACCATCCACTTTAGTGGAGAACTGTGCAGTATAGACGGACAACAACTGTTCACCATCGCAGAACAGGCGCCCCTCGCGGATGCCGGACTGATTGGAAAGATAGCCGCTGAAAAGATCCTTGCACAGGGCGGCGATAAAATTGTCGCAGAGATCAGGAATGCAATTAAATAAAAGATATCGCCTGTTAAGCACCAAAACTGTCAGTACGGAACTGATCAGCGTTGCCGCGTCAGCAAACGTAGACATCGATGCACAGGCTTTTATCAATACCGCCCCCCTTGTAACAGATGCACTGAAACAGCGTATACACCAGCTGCTCAGGCAAATGGCCACCGTGATCTTTACCAGCGCTAATGCTGTTAGTGCTATCCATGATCACTATCTTACTGCGGACGGTAAATACTATTACGGTGACTGGGTATCCTTTCCACCAGAGACGACAGAAGAAGAGATTGAAGCGTTCCGGCAGAACGGATATTATACACCCGGATGGAAGGTCTATTGCCTGGAAGGTGCTACCGCCAACACGCTGCGCGAATCCGGTATCCGGCATGAGATCATTGCCACCGCTGCTGATGCAGCCGGCCTTGCCCATCAGATCATACAACGGAAAGAAGAAGGCCCGCTGGTCTTTTTCTGTGGTGACAGGCGCCGCGATGAGCTTCCTGATATACTTGCCGGTAATGGTATTCAGCTGGATGAGATCATTGTATATGCCACTACTGCTACGCCAGTCGTTGCCGCCAATGACTATGACGGTATCCTCTTTCTCAGTCCCAGCGCAGTACAGAGCTTCTTTTCCGCTAATCAGCTGCCAACACATACGGTATGCTTTTCTATAGGAAACACGACGGCAAAAGCGCTGGAACAGTACACCGGCAACAAAATTATTATCAGCACGCAGCAGCGTATGACAGACCTGGTGCTGACAGCAATAAATTATTTTAATAACATCAACTGATACGAATGAGCGCCTTAAAGAATGACCTTTTACTGAGAGCTTTACGCGGAGAAACTACAGAACGTGTCCCTGTGTGGATGATGCGCCAGGCGGGCCGCTACCTGCCTGACTATATCAAACTGCGGGAAAAATACTCCTTCTTTGAACGCTGCATGAATCCTGAACTGGCTACAGAGATCACCGTGATGCCTGTACACCAGGTAGGAGTAGATGCGGCCATCATTTTCTCTGACATCCTCGTAGTACCTCAGGCGATGGGTATGGAAGTACAGCTTATTGAGAAAATAGGCCCCGTATTACCTGACCCGGTGAAAGGCGCCGCAGATCTTAAAAAGCTCTGCGTTCCTGATGTAAAGGATACACTCAATTACGTATTTGAAGCACTCGCGCTTACTAAAAAGACGCTCGCCGGTGCTGTTCCGCTGATCGGATTTGCCGGTGCGCCATGGACCCTCCTCTGCTACATGGTACAGGGTAAAGGATCTAAGACTTTTGATGCGGCGAAAGCATTCTGCTACCAGCAACCGGAAGTAGCTCATCAGCTGCTACAAATGATCACAGATACCACTATCGCTTACCTGAAAGAACAGGTTAAAGCAGGTGCTGACTGTATACAGCTGTTCGATTCATGGGGTGGACTGCTGAGCCCAACTGACTTCGAAAACTTCTCTTTACAATATATGCGTCAGATCGTGGCAGCATTGAAAGATGTTTGTCCGGTGACGGTCTTCGCTAAAGGCGCCTGGTTCGCCCTCGAAGAAATGGCGGCGACCGGTGCAAACTGCCTGGGTGTTGACTGGTGTATACAGCCTGCCCGTGCAAGACAATTCGCTGGCGATAATATCACCCTTCAGGGTAACTTCGACCCGGCGAAACTCCTGGCTCCGATTCCTGAGATCAAAAAATCAGTAAAAGAAATGCTGACCGGCTTTGGTAAACATCGCTACATCGCGAACTTAGGCCACGGTATTCTGCCGAATGTGCCGGTTGACCATGCCAGAGCATTTATCGATACTGTAAAGGAATTCTAAAGGAGACCAGTCATGAACATTAAAGACAACTTTATTTCCCTCATCCATCGCCTGCAGGACGACATCTGCACAGCACTGGAGAATATAGATGGTAAAGCCACCTTCCGCGAAGACCGCTGGGAACGTCCCGGTGGTGGCGGTGGAAAATCACGCGTTATTGCTGATGGCAATGTGTTCGAAAAAGGAGGTGTCAATACTTCTGTTGTACACGGAGAACTGCCGGAACTGATGGCAAAACAGTTTGGTGTAACACAGGCACAATTCATGGCCTGTGGCATCTCCCTGGTCATCCACCCTGTCAATCCGTTTGTACCTACCGTACACGCCAATTTCCGTTATTTCGAGCTGTATGATGAGAACGGCGGACTGAAAGATTCCTGGTTCGGCGGTGGTGCAGACCTCACGCCTTACTACCTGGATGAACAGGATGGTGTACACTTCCATCAGGCGTTCAAGAATGCCTGTGATCCATTTGGAAAGGAATTATATCCGGAGTTCAAAAAGCACTGTGACGAATACTTCGTCAACAAACACCGTGATAATGAAGCCCGTGGTATCGGCGGTATTTTCTACGACTATCAGCGCCCTGGTGAAAGAATGAACGCAGAACAGCTGTTCAACTTTGCCCAGGCAAATGGAGAAGCGCTCATACAGGCGTATATTCCTATCGTGGAGAAAACAAAAGATACACCTTACACGGATGCACATAAAGACTGGCAGGAATACAGGCGTGGACGCTATGTTGAGTTCAACCTGATCCACGACAGGGGCACACTGTTCGGTCTGAAAACCAACGGCCGTACAGAATCCATTCTCATGAGCCTTCCGCCGAGAGCCCGCTGGGAATATGACTACCATCCAGCGCCAGGCAGTCCGGAAGCGCAATTGGTAGCGTTCCTGAAGCCAAGAGAATGGGCAGTTTAATCATTAATAAAAACAGCTATAATCATGATACGCAGAAACAGGATATTGAGAACTTCTCCCGCCATCCGCGCAATGGTTGCGGAAACAATACTGACGCCAAGTGATTTTATTGCACCGCTATTTATTGTAGAAGGAGAAAATGTGAAAGAAGAGATCAGTTCAATGCCCGGTTATTTCAGATACTCTCTGGACCTGACCGTAAAAGAAGTAAAAGAACTGTGGAGCATGGGTATCAAAAGCGTACTGCTTTTCATTAAGTGTGCAGATGAACTGAAAGATAATAAAGGCACTGAAGCGGTGAATCCGAATGGCCTGATGCAACGTGCGATCAGGGCTATCAAGGATGCCGTTCCTGAGATAGTGATCATGACCGACGTGGCACTGGACCCTTACTCTTCCTACGGTCACGATGGTATCGTGGAGAATGGTGAGATCGTGAATGATGCAACTGTAGAGGTGCTGGCACGTATGAGCCTCAGTCATGCGGAAGCAGGTGCTGACTTCGTAGCGCCGAGTGATAAGATGGACGGTCGTATCCTGTCTATCCGTAGTATCCTGGAACAAAACAGCTTCCATAAAGTAGGTATCATGGCGTACAGCGCTAAATACGCGTCCTGCCTGTACGGTCCTTTCCGCGACGCGCTGGATTCGGCTCCGGGTTTCGGTGATAAGAAGACCTATCAGCTGGATTATGCCAACTCCACCATGGCGCTGAAAGAAGCCCTGATGGATGCACAGGAAGGTGCGGACATTGTGATGGTAAAACCAGCATTGTACTACCTGGATGTGATCAGAAGGATCAAAGATGAAGTGCATATACCAGTGAGCGCTTATCACGTGAGCGGTGAATATGCGATGATCAAGGCCGCAGCAAAAATGGGCTGGTTGAATGAAGAAAAAGCTATTATTGAAGCCCTGACCAGCATTAAACGTGCAGGAGCTGATCTGATCGCCACCTATTTCGCCAAGGATGCGGTGCGGTTATTGTAATCAGGTACACATGCTTTTCAGTTAAAAATACTAATCACTACCATGTACACGCAAAGTAAAGCACTATTTGAAAAAGCAAAACACGTTATTCCCGGTGGAGTCAACTCTCCCGTTCGCGCCTTCAAAGGCGTAGGCGGCTCCCCTATCTTCATGAAAAGTGCCAAAGGCGCCTATATGTATGATGTGGACGGGAAACGCTACATAGATTATATCAATT
The DNA window shown above is from Chitinophaga agri and carries:
- the hemA gene encoding glutamyl-tRNA reductase, with protein sequence MPFLAFYASIFAPEAYKNKMQGSHSKDIAHFHIVGINYKKTDAAIRGSFAINQVQYQHLLDSAKSLHLDDIFVLSTCNRTEIYGFADDPQQLVELVCNETDGDCNLFSQLSYVKTGEDAIKHLYQVGTGLDSQILGDYEIIGQIRNATKFSKSNGCFGGFQERLVNSVLQVSKLIKNETGLSSGTVSVAFAAVRLLEHKVPDIHHKKILLVGVGKIGRNTCKNMMDYLGVTNVTLVNRTTAVAQDFANQHGLRYAPYENLAEELKAADIVLVASNAPEPNVLAEHFSGSSPKLIIDLSIPFNVAPEVNDLSHVELVNVDELSKIQDETLQMRLQEVPKALGIIEEHMNEFLYWYKMRKHAVVLKAVKDKLTEIHTKEIQQQKNGNQYNLEDIEAVSSRIIQKMINLMAGKVRRETDKSDQYIAMINDIFETGVNQE
- the hemH gene encoding ferrochelatase, producing MEAKSDKGIILMNLGSPDSTAVPDVKRYLNEFLMDKRVIDYPYLFRLLLIKGIIVPRRAPKSAEAYQSIWWDEGSPLIVLTKQLQNAVQHDLAMPVEVSMRYGNPSQEEAFEKLLKQNPSLKEVILLPLYPHYAMSSYETAVEHAKAVHKKKGYAFKLNIVPPYYNEPDYINALAESMRPYVEQEYDHLLFSYHGVPERHIRKGDITGKHCMQVADCCHVDSPAHEFCYRHQVHITSELVAEKLKIPREKWSVTFQSRLGREEWLKPYTAATLEELPKKGVKRLLVACPAFVSDCLETLEEIAVEGKHSFISNGGDSFTMIPCMNVHPLWVQAVVKWMTALS
- a CDS encoding uroporphyrinogen-III synthase, with translation MQLNKRYRLLSTKTVSTELISVAASANVDIDAQAFINTAPLVTDALKQRIHQLLRQMATVIFTSANAVSAIHDHYLTADGKYYYGDWVSFPPETTEEEIEAFRQNGYYTPGWKVYCLEGATANTLRESGIRHEIIATAADAAGLAHQIIQRKEEGPLVFFCGDRRRDELPDILAGNGIQLDEIIVYATTATPVVAANDYDGILFLSPSAVQSFFSANQLPTHTVCFSIGNTTAKALEQYTGNKIIISTQQRMTDLVLTAINYFNNIN
- the hemG gene encoding protoporphyrinogen oxidase; translation: MQTKPVIIAGAGIAGLSIAYELQQKGIPYEIMEASSYAGGLVKSLHIDGYELDAGPNSLAASPEMMTYIDQLGLHDQVLEAAAVSKNRFLVRNDQLHAVSPHPLKILQSSYISGGAKWRLFTERFRKKASPEGEESVSSFVTRRFGKEINEYLFEPILSGIYAGNPDLMSIAEVLPMLPQWEKKYGSVTQGLLKNKAAMGGRKIIAFKGGNSTLTDKLYSLLTGKIRFNCTVTGVTRGAEDYIVQYTENGNTAMLNAEKVIFTTPAYSTATAIQGLDAALASHLSDIAYPRMGVLHLGFGAEALEKAPAGFGFLVPNAANKHFLGAICNAAIFPSRAPKGKALFTVFVGGARQEQLFDQLGPEKLQQTVVKELMALLGLTTPPEMQRFSEWKKAIPQLNVGYAQVRQQIRFFEQRYPGIRLAGNYVTGVAVPAIIQAAKNYS
- the hemC gene encoding hydroxymethylbilane synthase gives rise to the protein MNKEIKIGTRESQLALWQANKVKGLLDAQGYNTTLVPIKSEGDIDLVTPLYEIGVQGIFTKSLDIALLNGRIDIAVHSLKDVPTQLPKNIIQVAVLERGPVKDLLVYRQDTAFLDQPAYIANIATSSVRRKAQWLRKYPKHQLHNLRGNVNTRLQKLAAENWDGAIFAAAGLERINVRPSTSIELDWMLPAPAQGAVVAVCREDDDFCRQACAPFNDLATALCTRVERDFLRTLMGGCTTPISAYATISNDTIHFSGELCSIDGQQLFTIAEQAPLADAGLIGKIAAEKILAQGGDKIVAEIRNAIK
- a CDS encoding DUF72 domain-containing protein, which encodes MATGKIYIGTSGWSYKHWREIFYPPAVKPADYLAYYADRFSATEINNSFYRLPEPSTVETWANTVKPRFYFCPKISRFVTHTKKLNDPEVTLPRFFNVFDPVHKHLGPVLIQLPANLKFHAEKATHFFNILKQYKGYTFALEPRHETWMEDEAVALLKKYRIAFVIAESGNRWPSGAFVTAKHIYVRFHGPDGSYGTSYDDNVLKKYAKKMVDWREEGHTVWVFFNNDIHGYAIENAATLIRLTNA
- the hemE gene encoding uroporphyrinogen decarboxylase: MSALKNDLLLRALRGETTERVPVWMMRQAGRYLPDYIKLREKYSFFERCMNPELATEITVMPVHQVGVDAAIIFSDILVVPQAMGMEVQLIEKIGPVLPDPVKGAADLKKLCVPDVKDTLNYVFEALALTKKTLAGAVPLIGFAGAPWTLLCYMVQGKGSKTFDAAKAFCYQQPEVAHQLLQMITDTTIAYLKEQVKAGADCIQLFDSWGGLLSPTDFENFSLQYMRQIVAALKDVCPVTVFAKGAWFALEEMAATGANCLGVDWCIQPARARQFAGDNITLQGNFDPAKLLAPIPEIKKSVKEMLTGFGKHRYIANLGHGILPNVPVDHARAFIDTVKEF
- a CDS encoding DNA-formamidopyrimidine glycosylase family protein — encoded protein: MPELPDLQVFSHNLDKQLSGKVVKEVHIKNTKRAKESAAAFRKALEGEKLEKVYREGKELRFKFKHDVVLGMHLMLHGKLFFFEEENTNKHPIIELLFEDKTGLVLTDYQGMAVPTLNPEEVDVPDALSDDMTVKFLQEQLSKKKTVVKKVLLDQHIIRGIGNAYADEILWEAGISPFSVSNKIPAAKIKALHTAIHKVLKEAEKDIRKAHPDIIAGEVRDFLKIHQPKLTHSPTGGAIAQKELNGRKTYYTDEQELFE
- the hemF gene encoding oxygen-dependent coproporphyrinogen oxidase: MNIKDNFISLIHRLQDDICTALENIDGKATFREDRWERPGGGGGKSRVIADGNVFEKGGVNTSVVHGELPELMAKQFGVTQAQFMACGISLVIHPVNPFVPTVHANFRYFELYDENGGLKDSWFGGGADLTPYYLDEQDGVHFHQAFKNACDPFGKELYPEFKKHCDEYFVNKHRDNEARGIGGIFYDYQRPGERMNAEQLFNFAQANGEALIQAYIPIVEKTKDTPYTDAHKDWQEYRRGRYVEFNLIHDRGTLFGLKTNGRTESILMSLPPRARWEYDYHPAPGSPEAQLVAFLKPREWAV
- the hemB gene encoding porphobilinogen synthase, giving the protein MIRRNRILRTSPAIRAMVAETILTPSDFIAPLFIVEGENVKEEISSMPGYFRYSLDLTVKEVKELWSMGIKSVLLFIKCADELKDNKGTEAVNPNGLMQRAIRAIKDAVPEIVIMTDVALDPYSSYGHDGIVENGEIVNDATVEVLARMSLSHAEAGADFVAPSDKMDGRILSIRSILEQNSFHKVGIMAYSAKYASCLYGPFRDALDSAPGFGDKKTYQLDYANSTMALKEALMDAQEGADIVMVKPALYYLDVIRRIKDEVHIPVSAYHVSGEYAMIKAAAKMGWLNEEKAIIEALTSIKRAGADLIATYFAKDAVRLL